In candidate division WOR-3 bacterium, one DNA window encodes the following:
- a CDS encoding 1-acyl-sn-glycerol-3-phosphate acyltransferase, giving the protein MRLRWMAGYAIVYAFGQFVLKVRVTGRNKLVPGPQILASNHVSNFDPLLVGLGARREVHFLAKEELFEASRLFAWLIHTYNAWPVRRGGADSLAIKRCSWLLGKRQTIVLFPEGTRSKTGEINQFKPGIGMLAITNHVPVVPVHLGCVSRSIISYLVDKDFVKRGYRKKPQRNDGIRIAFADPVYPDGFAADRQGYLDLTQEVERRVRALAEEVA; this is encoded by the coding sequence ATGAGGTTGAGGTGGATGGCGGGGTACGCCATTGTCTACGCGTTCGGACAGTTTGTGCTGAAGGTGCGCGTTACCGGCCGGAACAAGCTGGTTCCGGGTCCGCAGATACTTGCATCCAACCACGTCTCGAACTTCGACCCGCTGCTCGTTGGCTTGGGCGCGCGCCGAGAGGTGCACTTCCTCGCCAAGGAGGAACTGTTCGAGGCTTCGCGGCTGTTCGCGTGGCTGATTCACACCTACAATGCGTGGCCGGTAAGGCGAGGTGGGGCAGACTCGTTGGCAATCAAGCGTTGTTCGTGGCTGCTCGGCAAGCGCCAGACCATAGTGCTTTTCCCGGAAGGGACAAGAAGCAAGACAGGGGAGATCAACCAGTTCAAACCCGGCATAGGGATGTTGGCGATAACTAACCACGTACCGGTCGTGCCGGTTCATCTAGGCTGTGTGTCGCGCTCAATCATCTCTTACTTGGTCGACAAGGACTTTGTGAAGCGCGGGTATCGGAAGAAGCCGCAACGCAACGATGGCATCCGCATCGCCTTTGCCGACCCGGTGTATCCGGACGGCTTCGCAGCGGACCGGCAGGGGTATCTGGACCTGACGCAGGAGGTGGAGAGACGAGTGAGGGCGCTGGCAGAGGAGGTGGCCTAG
- a CDS encoding 30S ribosomal protein S1, whose product MSVEDSNQVGVSGLPASEAPSSVPPEAKPPTAPPAPKTTADLYAESFPQLRIGDIVTGRVVKRLTNAVLVDIGLKAEGVLSVEEFRHRDEAAEGREVKVYLESFQDRDGFPVISKKKADFQLAWETIKQKSESAEGVPATVIRRVKGGLAVEILGLDAFLPGSQVDLRPVPNLDDLIGKQLEVKILSVNWYKKNIVVSRRLLLEERQDEIRRELFSRLVVGDVIDGTVKTITDFGAFVDIGGVDALLHISDLAWNKVVHPTEVVNVGDQLKIKVLSADPNTGRITVGLKQLTQHPWERVEEKYPVGNKVKGRVTTLAEFGAFVELEKGIEGLIHISEMSWIKSIHHPSQILAMDQEIETVVLNIDKENRRISLGLKQTFPDPWSLVEEKYHVGQRVDGKVRALKEFGAFVEIEEGIEGLIHNADISWTKRIKHPREELKKGQRAETIILGIDRENRRITLGLKQTLEDPFYSISKELKEGDVVKARIVDLPKPGVVVSLNYDIEGFVPLSQLARGGKKAKEKYQIGEELELRVIRVDPEHRRIALSERALHPEAEPPIEEMQERSERERDRDRDRGGRERYREDDLNDRFTLEDHLREFEEERDLEG is encoded by the coding sequence ATGTCAGTTGAGGATAGCAATCAGGTAGGCGTATCTGGCCTGCCTGCGTCCGAAGCACCGAGTTCCGTCCCGCCGGAAGCCAAGCCGCCCACGGCGCCGCCGGCGCCGAAGACAACCGCCGACCTTTACGCGGAGTCGTTCCCGCAACTGCGGATCGGCGACATCGTCACCGGCCGCGTGGTCAAGCGGCTGACCAACGCCGTGTTGGTCGACATCGGGCTGAAGGCCGAGGGCGTATTGTCGGTCGAGGAGTTCCGGCACCGCGACGAGGCAGCCGAGGGCCGCGAGGTGAAGGTATACCTCGAGTCTTTCCAGGACCGCGACGGTTTCCCGGTCATCTCGAAGAAGAAGGCCGATTTCCAGCTTGCCTGGGAGACCATCAAGCAAAAGTCGGAGAGCGCCGAGGGCGTGCCCGCCACGGTCATAAGGCGCGTGAAGGGTGGGCTCGCGGTCGAGATTCTGGGCCTGGATGCGTTCCTGCCCGGCTCACAGGTGGACCTGCGGCCGGTGCCGAATCTTGACGACCTCATCGGCAAGCAGCTCGAGGTCAAGATCCTCTCCGTCAACTGGTACAAGAAGAACATCGTGGTGTCGCGGCGCCTGCTGCTCGAGGAGCGCCAGGATGAGATACGGCGTGAGCTATTCAGCCGGCTCGTTGTCGGCGACGTCATCGACGGCACGGTGAAGACGATTACCGATTTCGGCGCCTTCGTCGATATCGGCGGCGTCGACGCCCTGCTGCACATCTCGGACCTGGCCTGGAACAAGGTCGTGCACCCGACCGAGGTGGTGAACGTCGGCGACCAGCTGAAGATCAAGGTCCTATCGGCCGACCCGAACACCGGCCGAATCACGGTAGGGCTGAAGCAACTCACGCAGCATCCGTGGGAGCGGGTCGAGGAGAAGTACCCGGTGGGCAACAAGGTGAAGGGCCGGGTCACGACGCTGGCCGAGTTTGGTGCGTTCGTCGAACTGGAAAAGGGCATTGAAGGCCTGATTCACATCTCGGAGATGTCCTGGATCAAGTCCATCCACCATCCGTCGCAGATCCTCGCGATGGACCAGGAGATTGAGACGGTCGTCCTGAACATCGACAAGGAGAACCGACGGATATCGCTGGGCCTGAAGCAGACGTTTCCCGATCCGTGGTCGCTGGTCGAGGAGAAGTATCACGTCGGGCAGCGGGTGGACGGCAAGGTGCGGGCGCTTAAGGAGTTCGGAGCGTTCGTCGAGATCGAGGAGGGCATCGAGGGCCTGATTCACAACGCCGACATCTCCTGGACCAAGCGCATCAAGCACCCGCGCGAGGAGCTGAAGAAGGGTCAGCGTGCCGAGACCATCATCCTCGGCATCGACCGGGAGAACCGCAGGATCACGCTCGGGCTGAAGCAGACCCTGGAGGACCCGTTCTACAGCATCAGCAAGGAGCTGAAGGAAGGCGACGTCGTCAAGGCGCGGATCGTCGACCTGCCCAAGCCGGGTGTGGTGGTCAGTCTCAACTACGATATCGAGGGCTTCGTTCCCCTGAGCCAGCTGGCGCGCGGTGGCAAGAAGGCGAAGGAGAAGTACCAGATCGGCGAGGAGCTGGAGTTGCGGGTCATCCGCGTCGACCCTGAGCACCGCCGGATCGCGCTGAGCGAGCGGGCCCTGCATCCCGAGGCCGAGCCGCCCATTGAGGAGATGCAGGAGCGCTCGGAACGCGAGCGCGACCGTGACCGTGACCGCGGCGGACGCGAGCGGTATCGCGAAGACGACTTGAACGACAGGTTCACGCTCGAAGACCATCTCCGCGAGTTCGAGGAAGAGCGCGACCTGGAAGGTTAG
- the ispH gene encoding 4-hydroxy-3-methylbut-2-enyl diphosphate reductase translates to MCVALNHLLLGRQGLCEARVSEEAATQRWHPHRLCRPGVSGRLRSGPAGVSGPDAGGGETSEGAGRGGGLVVKWSSGRVPGRGRTNGEGRKSVAQGRRSKVIVARPTGFCFGVERAIGLAKSGKKEFGRVSTLGELVHNPLVLNELEGAGIRSVRSVGQVREGALVIRAHGVPPRTLAECGRLGIEVVDATCPYVRKVQNVARRLKERGYTVVVVGERNHPEVKSILGHCEGRGRVYSPRMRLRGGKVGVVAQTTMSRERLREAVANLSRFRYTELRIFDTICEEVAARQQAAARIAQQVDLVVVVGGRNSANSSRLAEIARNAGCQVVFVERAAEVPRRIVARAGRVGVVAGSSTPSRVVREIVDIVRNPAKEDRLNVS, encoded by the coding sequence CTGTGTGTCGCGCTCAATCATCTCTTACTTGGTCGACAAGGACTTTGTGAAGCGCGGGTATCGGAAGAAGCCGCAACGCAACGATGGCATCCGCATCGCCTTTGCCGACCCGGTGTATCCGGACGGCTTCGCAGCGGACCGGCAGGGGTATCTGGACCTGACGCAGGAGGTGGAGAGACGAGTGAGGGCGCTGGCAGAGGAGGTGGCCTAGTGGTCAAGTGGTCAAGCGGTCGAGTGCCGGGCCGAGGTCGGACGAACGGCGAAGGCCGGAAGTCGGTGGCACAAGGTCGAAGGTCTAAGGTCATCGTTGCACGGCCGACGGGGTTCTGTTTCGGGGTGGAACGGGCTATCGGGCTTGCCAAGTCGGGGAAGAAGGAGTTTGGTCGGGTATCAACCTTGGGCGAGTTGGTGCACAACCCCCTGGTGCTCAATGAGCTTGAGGGCGCAGGCATCCGGTCGGTACGCAGCGTCGGGCAGGTGCGCGAGGGCGCACTCGTCATCCGGGCGCACGGCGTTCCACCCCGGACTCTGGCCGAGTGCGGCAGGCTCGGAATCGAGGTCGTGGACGCGACCTGCCCTTATGTCCGCAAGGTCCAGAACGTCGCCCGCCGTCTGAAGGAGAGAGGCTACACCGTGGTGGTGGTGGGTGAGCGGAATCACCCCGAGGTGAAGTCGATTCTCGGCCATTGCGAGGGCCGGGGTCGGGTCTACTCGCCGCGGATGCGTCTGCGCGGGGGCAAAGTAGGGGTCGTTGCCCAGACTACGATGTCCCGGGAGCGGCTAAGAGAAGCTGTTGCCAACCTTTCCCGGTTCCGCTATACTGAGCTTCGGATCTTCGACACCATCTGCGAGGAGGTGGCCGCCCGACAACAGGCCGCTGCCAGAATTGCGCAGCAGGTGGACCTGGTAGTCGTGGTCGGCGGCCGCAACAGCGCCAACAGCTCCCGACTCGCCGAGATAGCCCGCAATGCGGGTTGTCAGGTCGTGTTCGTGGAACGGGCCGCCGAGGTCCCGCGCCGGATCGTCGCCCGAGCCGGCCGAGTTGGAGTGGTGGCCGGTTCGTCCACGCCGTCACGGGTGGTGAGAGAGATCGTTGATATTGTCAGAAATCCCGCTAAGGAGGACCGTCTTAATGTCAGTTGA